The genomic region GTTAAGAAATCTCCATGGCGTCTGTATTCTTGGGAGTGGAATAAGAAGTCAAGATATGCGGGATTTAGACTTTTTACTTCACactgttctcttttttattttaaaaattttttttaacgttttatttatttttgagacagggagagacagcatgaacaggggagggtcagagagagggagacacagaatctgaaacaggctccaggctctgagctgtcagcacagagcccgacacggggctcgaactcacggactgcgagatcgtgacctgagccgaagtcagacacttaaccgactgagccacccaggcgccccgactcttttatttttaaaaagagattttaaataagATCTTAAAACTGTGttactgtgggggcgcctgggtggctcagtcggttgagcgtccgacttcagctcaggtcacgatctcacggttcgtgagttcgagccccgcgtcgggctctgggctgatggctcggagcctggagcctgcttcggattctgtgtctccctctctgtctgcccctcccccattcatgctctgtctctctctgtctcaaaaataaataaacattaaaaaaaaaattaaaaaaaaaactgtgttacATAATTTGTTTTATACGATATAAACAGGTAGAACAATTCAAGCTCTGAGTGTATGGGACTTCAGGTTCAGAAATATAAAGATGTGACCTTTGATTCtgaaattgggttatttgggttGATATTAAACTCTTCTAGCCTTAACttcctgtaaaatgggtatagtagcacctacctcataggattaaATGCTATCATACGATGGAAGGGTCCTGCATGTGCCTTACCCCTCATCCATTCTCAACACATATtagtttactattttaattaaaaaaaaaatttttttttaatgtttttatttatttttgagacagggagagacagagcatgatcaggggaggggcagagagagagggagacacagaatccgaagcgggctccggctctgagctgtcagcacagagcccaacgtggggctcgaactcacggaccgtgagatcctgacctgagccgaagtcggacgctcaaccgaccgagccacccaggcgccccagtttactATTTTTATACCATCCCATCATCTCTCCtatcctttcttctcattttcatcGCCTCTTCCTTAATCACCAGATGAAATTCAAGTTGGCCCTTATGGAGAATGGCACAGAAGCAACAGAGTTCATCCTCTTGGGATTAACAGACAACCCCCATCTTCAGGTCCCCCTCCTCCTGGTGTTTTTATTCATCTACCTCATCACTCTGGTTGGGAATGGGGGGATGATGGCAATCATCCACGCAGACCCCCACCTCCACACTccaatgtattttttcctcagtAACCTCTCCTTCGTAGACCTGGGCTACTCGTCAGCGGTAGCTCCTAAAATGGTGGCCGCACTGCATTCAGGGAGCAAAGTCATCACCTACAATGGATGTGCTGCTCAGTTCTTCTTCTTTGTGGGTTTTGCCACTGTCGAGTGCtaccttctggcctccatggccTACGACCGCCATGCAGCTGTGTGTAGGCCACTCCATTACTCCACCACCATGACGGCAGGTGTGTGTGCCCTCCTGACTGCTGGCTCCTACGTCTGTGGCTTCCTCAATGCCTCCATTCACACGGCAAACACCTTTAGACTCTCATTCTGTGGCTCTCACGAAGTAAATCATTTCTTCTGCGACATTCCGCCACTCTTAACTCTCTCGTGTTCTGACACTCGCATCAGCAGCTTGGCTGTCTTCTGTGTCGTGGGCTTCAACGTCTTCTTCACCCTCCTGGTCATCCTCATCTCTTACTTCTTCATATACATCGCCATTCAAAGGATGCGTTCTGCTGAAGGACGGAAGAAAGCCTTCTCTACCTGTGCCTCCCACCTCACTGCTGTCACCATCTTCTATGGAACTATCATCTTCATGTACTTACAGCCCAGCTCCAGCGAGTCAATGGACACGGACAAAGTTGCTTCTGTGTTTTACTCGGTGGTGATTCCCATGCTGAACCCCTTGATCTACAGCCTTAGGAACAAAGAGGTAAAACATGCTCTCTGGAGAATACGCAACCAACTTTATCCCCCGTCGTTAAGTGTGAGTAGGAAGTAGACAGGTAACTGGGGGGGGATAAACCTTCCCTCAGACCTAGATGCCATTGAACTCTGAGGTTTGGCAAATTTCAGCTTTTTCTCCAAGAACAGTGGTTACTCCTGCCACTTGGGGAAATCACAAAAGCagcactttaaaaacatttttttaatgtttatttacttttgaaacagagggagacagagcacgagtgggggaggaacagagagagagggaggcatggaatctgaagcaggctccaggctctgagctgtcagcacagagcccgattcggggctcgaacccaccaaccgtgagatgatgacctgagccgaagtcagatgcttaaccgactgagccacccaagcgccccacaaaAGCAGCACTTTAAAATGTCTCACTCGGGGAGATAATCTATTTAGTGAATAACAACATGGGACATTTAAACCCTTCTTGCACTAGTTTCTTGATGTGATTCAAAGCAGAAGATCAAAGCCTAAACTCAATGCACTGGATTTCCCCTTCCTTATTTTTAGTTAGAAGAAATTTCCATTCACTATTAAAATTTGGTGTCAGGATCACACCTTCGTTGTGGAATATTTATCATTTGAAATGCACTGCATTATGCTTTTCATCTTTGGTCCATGGGTTTGAAAGTTAAAGCTTCTACTGCAGACAAAggatgtttttattaattttaataa from Panthera uncia isolate 11264 chromosome D1, Puncia_PCG_1.0, whole genome shotgun sequence harbors:
- the LOC125933356 gene encoding olfactory receptor 1444, yielding MENGTEATEFILLGLTDNPHLQVPLLLVFLFIYLITLVGNGGMMAIIHADPHLHTPMYFFLSNLSFVDLGYSSAVAPKMVAALHSGSKVITYNGCAAQFFFFVGFATVECYLLASMAYDRHAAVCRPLHYSTTMTAGVCALLTAGSYVCGFLNASIHTANTFRLSFCGSHEVNHFFCDIPPLLTLSCSDTRISSLAVFCVVGFNVFFTLLVILISYFFIYIAIQRMRSAEGRKKAFSTCASHLTAVTIFYGTIIFMYLQPSSSESMDTDKVASVFYSVVIPMLNPLIYSLRNKEVKHALWRIRNQLYPPSLSVSRK